The following proteins are encoded in a genomic region of Gavia stellata isolate bGavSte3 unplaced genomic scaffold, bGavSte3.hap2 HAP2_SCAFFOLD_42, whole genome shotgun sequence:
- the LOC132321491 gene encoding olfactory receptor 14J1-like, giving the protein LHYGTLLGSRACVHMAAAAWGSGLLNAVLHTSNTFSLPLCQGNALDQFFCEIPQILKLSCSDTYLREVGLLVVSFCSVFGCFVFIVLSYVQILRAVLRIPSEQGRHKAFSTCLPHLAVVSLFLSTGVFAHLKPPSISSPSLDLVVAVLYSVVPPYLYNKMGSPLHAACMVGSSSEADVKKNKTQNGPLIHGFGSKKLLVTS; this is encoded by the exons ctgcactatgggaccctcctgggcagcagagcttgtgtccacatggcagcagctgcctggggcagtgggttgctcaatgctgtgctgcacacgtccaatacattttcactaccactctgccaaggcaatgccttggaccagttcttctgtgaaatcccacagatcctcaagctctcctgctcagacacctacctcagggaagttggacTTCTTGTGGTTAGTTTCTGTTCAGTCTTcgggtgttttgttttcattgtgctgtcctatgtgcagatcttgagggccgtgctgaggatcccctctgagcagggacggcacaaagccttttccacgtgcctccctcacctggccgtggtctccctgtttctcAGCACTGGAGTGTTTGCccacctgaagcccccctccatctcctccccatccctggacctggtggtggcagttctgtactcggtggtacctcca TATCTCTAtaataaaatgggatctccccTGCACGCTGCCTGCATGGTTGGCTCGTCTTCTGAAGCTGATGTTAAAAAGAACAAGACTCAAAATGGCCCATTGATCCATGGATTTGGGAGCAAAAAGCTCCTCGTCACTTCATGA